A region of Thermothielavioides terrestris NRRL 8126 chromosome 6, complete sequence DNA encodes the following proteins:
- a CDS encoding glycosyltransferase family 34 protein (CAZy_ID 269810) produces the protein MHFALPPRKTSKPPPYLPRSTRLPGLRKTRLKLVALVALVFLALIFLVTQPSSSRHSAPVQRVPRGDPPVVLVTVLDEGKYGRSLTKSVVENRLQYAEKHGYKTLIAKVGDYDLKGAPFTWTAVVAMRHALTKYPDCRYVWFLDSSGFIMNPKLKIEEHVMRPSRLDELMKKDFPVVPPDSIIKTFSHLKGQDVDLVLTQDKGGLSSGSLIVRNGEWAKFFLETWFDPLYRSYNFQKAETHALEHIVQWHPTILARMAIIDQRVINSYSNGDKEAEYKDGDLAVRFPQCPAAGVEACEAETESFVQAWRRAFADS, from the exons ATGCACTTCGCGCTACCCCCACGAAAGACGTCCAAACCCCCGCCGTACCTGCCGCGCTCGACCCGCCTGCCGGGGTTGAGGAAGACCCGCCTCAAGctcgtcgcgctcgtcgcgctcgtcttcctcgccctcATATTCCTCGTCACGCAaccgagcagcagccggcaTTCTGCGCCCGTGCAGCGGGTGCCCCGAGGCGACCCGCCCGTGGTGTTGGTGACGGTGCTGGATGAGGGGAAGTACGGCAGGTCGCTCACGAAGTCGGTTGTGGAGAATAGGCTGCAATATGCCGAGAAGCATG GGTATAAGACGCTGATCGCCAAAGTCGGCGACTACGACCTCAAAGGCGCGCCTTTCACCTGGACCGCCGTCGTGGCTATGCGTCACGCGCTGACCAAATACCCCGACTGCCGCTACGTATGGTTCCTCGACTCGAGCGGCTTCATCATGAACCCCAAGCTCAAGATCGAGGAGCACGTCATGCGGCCGTCGCGGTTGGACGAGCTCATGAAGAAGGACTTCCCCGTCGTCCCACCCGACAGCATCATCAAGACCTTCAGCCATCTCAAGGGGCAGGACGTGGACCTTGTGCTCACGCAGGACAAGGGCGGCCTGTCCTCGGGCAGCTTGATTGTGCGCAACGGCGAGTGGGCCAAGTTCTTTCTCGAGACGTGGTTTGATCCGCTCTATCGGAGCTACAACTTCCAGAAGGCCGAGACGCATGCTCTG GAACACATTGTCCAGTGGCACCCTACTATCCTCGCCCGCATGGCCATTATCGACCAGCGTGTCATCAACTCGTACAGCAATGGCGACAAGGAAGCCGAGTACAAGGACGGCGACCTGGCAGTCAGGTTTCCCCAGTGCCCTGCGGCTGGGGTGGAAGCATGCGAGGCGGAGACTGAGTCGTTTGTGCAGgcatggcggcgggcgtTTGCGGACTCGTGA